The Saccharomonospora glauca K62 genome has a segment encoding these proteins:
- a CDS encoding ABC transporter ATP-binding protein → MIEAEGLTKRYGKTLAVDDLSFSVSPGKVTGFLGPNGAGKSTTMRMILGLDQPTSGQVRIAGKRYRELRHPLRTVGALLDAKWVHPNRSARAHLTWMAKSNRIPRRRVDEVLEIVGLTSVADRRAGGFSLGMSQRLGIAAALLGDPEVLLFDEPVNGLDPEGILWIRRFMQRLAAEGRTVFVSSHLLSEMALTASELVVVGKGKLIAQTSTEEFVSRASGSAVKVRSPQLDVLGKALRTEGAELTDTEGGLLVSGLTSERIGEIACEHNAVLHELSPQRGSLEQAFMRITGDAVEYHADAGSDPDDAARQLTTAP, encoded by the coding sequence ATGATCGAGGCAGAAGGCCTCACCAAACGGTACGGAAAGACGCTCGCCGTCGACGACCTCTCCTTCAGCGTCTCGCCGGGCAAGGTCACCGGCTTCCTCGGCCCCAACGGGGCGGGGAAGTCCACGACCATGCGCATGATCCTCGGACTCGACCAGCCCACGTCAGGCCAGGTGCGCATCGCCGGCAAGCGCTACCGGGAACTTCGCCATCCACTTCGGACAGTGGGAGCACTGCTGGACGCCAAGTGGGTGCACCCCAACCGTTCGGCGCGCGCCCATCTGACCTGGATGGCGAAGTCCAACCGCATCCCTCGCCGCAGAGTCGACGAGGTGCTGGAGATCGTCGGACTCACCTCGGTGGCCGACCGCCGCGCGGGCGGGTTCTCGCTCGGGATGTCGCAGCGCCTCGGCATCGCCGCCGCACTGCTGGGCGATCCCGAGGTCCTGCTGTTCGACGAACCGGTGAACGGCCTCGACCCGGAGGGCATCCTCTGGATCCGCCGCTTCATGCAGCGACTCGCCGCGGAAGGTCGGACCGTGTTCGTCTCCAGCCACCTGCTGTCGGAGATGGCGCTGACGGCGTCCGAGCTGGTGGTCGTGGGCAAGGGCAAGCTCATCGCGCAGACCAGCACCGAGGAGTTCGTCTCACGGGCGTCCGGCTCGGCCGTGAAGGTACGCAGCCCGCAACTCGACGTGCTCGGCAAGGCATTGCGCACCGAGGGCGCCGAGCTCACCGACACCGAGGGCGGCCTGCTCGTGTCCGGCCTGACCAGCGAGCGCATCGGCGAGATCGCGTGCGAGCACAACGCGGTGCTGCACGAGCTGTCCCCGCAGCGAGGTTCGCTCGAACAAGCCTTCATGCGCATCACCGGCGACGCGGTCGAGTACCACGCCGACGCGGGATCGGACCCGGACGACGCCGCCCGCCAACTGACCACCGCCCCCTGA
- a CDS encoding ABC transporter permease, which yields MTLLAVERIKLLSTRSPWWCAVASILLVGSFTALVVGSATDDFPVTVAVTQYGYQLGLAVILVLGALAVTTEYRFNTIRTTFQAVPNRTAVLVAKTVVVAVLALLIGELTAFSSWGLSLLLAPEYDLALDSTADFVNVAGVGVVFAVAAVIAVAVGLLVRHSAGAISLLMIYTLAAESMVRLIPEIGDDIYEWLPFNVAHKFLTGDGESNSGGSVMGMPLSTSPLSPGWALAYFAGFAVVLLAVAIMTTNKRDA from the coding sequence ATGACACTGCTCGCGGTCGAACGCATCAAGCTGCTCTCCACCCGGTCACCGTGGTGGTGCGCGGTGGCCAGCATCCTGCTGGTCGGCTCCTTCACGGCACTCGTGGTGGGCAGCGCCACGGACGACTTTCCCGTGACCGTGGCCGTCACACAGTACGGCTACCAGCTCGGACTCGCCGTGATCCTGGTTCTCGGCGCACTGGCCGTGACCACCGAGTACCGCTTCAACACCATTCGCACGACGTTCCAGGCGGTGCCCAACCGCACGGCGGTCCTGGTGGCCAAGACCGTCGTGGTGGCGGTGCTCGCGCTGCTGATCGGGGAACTCACCGCGTTCTCGTCGTGGGGCCTGTCGCTGCTGCTGGCGCCGGAGTACGACCTGGCGCTCGACAGCACCGCCGACTTCGTGAACGTCGCCGGGGTGGGCGTCGTGTTCGCGGTGGCCGCGGTGATCGCCGTGGCCGTGGGCCTGCTGGTGCGGCACAGCGCGGGAGCCATCTCGCTGCTGATGATCTACACGCTGGCCGCCGAGAGCATGGTGCGGCTCATTCCCGAGATCGGTGACGACATCTACGAGTGGCTGCCGTTCAACGTCGCGCACAAGTTCCTGACCGGCGACGGCGAGTCCAACAGCGGAGGCAGCGTCATGGGAATGCCGTTGTCCACCTCGCCGCTGTCTCCCGGTTGGGCATTGGCGTACTTCGCGGGTTTCGCCGTGGTGTTGTTGGCCGTGGCGATCATGACCACGAACAAACGGGACGCCTGA
- the trmB gene encoding tRNA (guanosine(46)-N7)-methyltransferase TrmB, whose product MGSEHQPRLRSVVSYVKRGGRMTVGQQRAWERLWPLWGRTVTDLPEGPIDFAEWFGREAPVMLEIGSGMGEATSQLAAAAPELNYVAVEVYEAGLGQLMLRAEQLGVENLRLLHGDAVVLLTEHVAPESLSGVRIFYPDPWPKKRHHKRRLIQPPFVSLVASRMAPGATLHLATDWEDYAEQMLEVCSAEPTLRNRYDGWAPRPDFRPVTKFERRARTEGRESRDLIFEKLP is encoded by the coding sequence GTGGGAAGCGAGCACCAGCCGAGACTGCGTAGCGTCGTCAGCTACGTCAAACGCGGCGGACGGATGACGGTCGGTCAACAGCGGGCCTGGGAACGCCTGTGGCCGTTGTGGGGCCGGACGGTGACCGACCTTCCGGAGGGACCGATCGACTTCGCCGAGTGGTTCGGCCGGGAAGCCCCCGTGATGTTGGAGATCGGCTCCGGCATGGGCGAGGCCACCTCGCAGTTGGCGGCGGCGGCCCCGGAGCTGAACTACGTCGCCGTGGAGGTGTACGAGGCCGGGCTCGGTCAGCTCATGCTGCGGGCCGAACAGCTCGGCGTCGAGAACCTGCGGCTGCTCCACGGGGACGCCGTCGTGCTGCTCACCGAGCACGTGGCCCCGGAGTCGCTGTCCGGGGTACGGATCTTCTACCCCGACCCGTGGCCGAAGAAGCGCCACCACAAGCGCAGGCTCATCCAGCCGCCGTTCGTGTCGCTGGTGGCGTCGCGGATGGCTCCGGGGGCGACCCTGCACCTGGCCACCGACTGGGAGGACTACGCCGAGCAGATGCTGGAGGTGTGCTCGGCCGAGCCCACCCTGCGCAACCGCTACGACGGCTGGGCACCGAGGCCGGACTTCCGCCCGGTGACGAAGTTCGAACGGCGGGCTCGCACCGAGGGCCGCGAGAGTCGCGACCTGATCTTCGAGAAGCTGCCGTGA
- a CDS encoding FtsX-like permease family protein has product MIAFRIALRVLRRDRRTRTSAILMGAGVAVATGLMLLLVSLPGAAQARVDRAAWQELGAADFVENGDEAAMSLMVVEDHYDDRTITRIDVAAHGDPSAIELPPGVERFPAPGEVLMSPALRRLSGDLPASELADRFPGEVVGTLGTEALTHPDQLAVLVGHTPSELENVALPVNGFAEAGTVWNPTLDLLAGVGVVVLMIPSLVLVASASRLTAARREQRLAALRLAGATPRQVVAAVAGENAIAAVGGALLGWAVSPLARWAASHVEWEGGTWQASDFVTSPALTLAVVVTVPLLVLAAAVVGTWRVVRSPWGAARSERPRRPHWLRLLALPVAGTVFFVLLRNMSSQLGLLLLLGAMGLVVASWIVIGPYLTATFGALFSRVWRKPSMLMAGRRLRHDPKGAFRSSAGVVLAVFTGSMALTVLPSLESLAGSSSPFRDSVLYVYADSKAAVVAERTDAALARYGVEQRAERIAAVELRTDGVGQEAFVVECDSAARLFRVDMGRACEEPGIAVTDSPELVEGVAVSNFEDPDVDLPEGVPVHVIDSESSRGTIPPLIDPSALPAGLETEPSIVAVSVTPETADVVHTALAGAASGLKVESVPAMIASQQAQLDDLRRVTVIGLLAAALLSGCSAAITTAGSVMDRRRTFGALLAAGTPVRLLGRALRTEAAMPALVATVGAGATGVVVGGGLAGLFTQSLPVVTPWVLAPVVLGALTALIAASVCVPALKRVSNEPLSDD; this is encoded by the coding sequence GTGATCGCGTTCCGTATCGCGCTGCGGGTCTTGCGCCGCGATCGGCGCACGAGAACGTCGGCGATCCTCATGGGGGCGGGGGTCGCGGTCGCCACCGGGTTGATGCTCCTCCTCGTCTCACTGCCGGGAGCCGCGCAGGCCCGCGTCGACCGGGCCGCCTGGCAGGAGTTGGGCGCCGCCGACTTCGTGGAGAACGGCGATGAGGCGGCGATGTCCTTGATGGTCGTCGAGGACCACTACGACGACCGCACGATCACTCGGATCGACGTCGCCGCGCACGGCGACCCTTCCGCGATCGAGCTGCCGCCCGGCGTCGAGCGCTTCCCCGCTCCCGGAGAGGTCCTCATGTCGCCCGCGCTGCGCCGGCTCAGCGGTGACCTGCCCGCATCGGAGCTCGCCGACCGTTTTCCGGGGGAGGTCGTCGGGACACTCGGCACCGAGGCGTTGACGCATCCCGACCAGCTCGCCGTGCTCGTGGGGCACACCCCGAGCGAGCTGGAGAACGTGGCCCTGCCGGTCAACGGCTTCGCCGAGGCGGGCACGGTGTGGAACCCGACCCTGGACCTCCTCGCCGGCGTGGGCGTGGTGGTGCTCATGATCCCGAGTCTCGTGCTGGTGGCCTCCGCCTCCCGGCTCACCGCCGCGCGCCGGGAACAGCGTCTCGCGGCGTTGCGGCTGGCGGGCGCGACACCGCGTCAGGTGGTGGCCGCGGTGGCGGGCGAGAACGCGATCGCCGCGGTCGGGGGCGCGCTGCTGGGCTGGGCCGTGAGCCCGTTGGCCCGCTGGGCGGCGTCCCACGTGGAGTGGGAGGGGGGAACCTGGCAGGCGAGCGACTTCGTCACCTCGCCCGCTCTGACCCTCGCCGTGGTCGTGACGGTTCCGCTGTTGGTGCTGGCGGCCGCCGTCGTCGGGACCTGGCGGGTGGTACGCAGCCCGTGGGGTGCCGCCCGTAGCGAGCGCCCCCGGCGGCCGCACTGGCTCCGGCTGCTGGCGTTGCCCGTCGCCGGGACGGTGTTCTTCGTGCTCCTGCGCAACATGAGCAGCCAGCTCGGACTTTTGCTGTTGCTCGGTGCGATGGGGCTGGTCGTCGCCTCGTGGATAGTCATCGGGCCGTACCTCACGGCGACGTTCGGGGCGTTGTTCTCCCGCGTCTGGCGCAAGCCGTCGATGCTCATGGCGGGGCGCAGGCTGCGGCACGACCCGAAGGGGGCCTTCCGGTCGTCGGCCGGGGTGGTGTTGGCGGTGTTCACCGGGTCGATGGCGCTGACGGTGCTGCCCTCGCTCGAAAGCCTCGCCGGGTCGTCGTCGCCGTTCCGGGACTCGGTGCTGTACGTGTACGCCGACTCCAAGGCCGCCGTGGTGGCCGAGCGCACGGACGCGGCGCTCGCCCGGTACGGCGTCGAGCAGCGCGCCGAACGGATCGCGGCCGTGGAGCTGCGGACCGACGGCGTGGGGCAGGAGGCTTTCGTCGTCGAGTGCGACTCCGCCGCGCGACTGTTCCGGGTCGACATGGGACGGGCCTGTGAGGAACCGGGGATCGCCGTCACGGACTCGCCCGAACTCGTCGAGGGCGTGGCCGTGTCGAACTTCGAGGACCCCGACGTCGACCTCCCGGAGGGCGTTCCGGTCCACGTGATCGACTCCGAGAGCAGCAGGGGCACGATTCCGCCGCTGATCGATCCGTCGGCGTTGCCCGCCGGGCTGGAGACCGAGCCGTCGATCGTCGCGGTGTCCGTCACGCCCGAGACCGCCGATGTCGTCCACACGGCGCTCGCCGGTGCGGCGAGCGGGCTGAAGGTGGAGAGCGTGCCCGCCATGATCGCCTCCCAGCAGGCACAGCTCGACGACCTGCGCCGGGTCACTGTGATCGGCCTCCTGGCCGCCGCGCTGCTGAGCGGCTGCAGCGCCGCGATCACCACCGCGGGCTCGGTGATGGACCGGCGTCGCACCTTCGGCGCGCTCCTGGCGGCGGGCACCCCGGTGCGGTTGCTGGGCAGGGCGTTGCGCACGGAGGCCGCCATGCCCGCGCTCGTGGCGACCGTGGGCGCGGGAGCGACCGGTGTTGTGGTCGGTGGAGGCCTGGCCGGGTTGTTCACCCAGTCGTTGCCCGTGGTGACACCGTGGGTGCTGGCGCCCGTGGTGCTCGGCGCCCTCACCGCCCTGATCGCCGCGTCGGTGTGCGTGCCCGCGCTGAAGCGGGTGAGCAACGAGCCGCTGTCCGACGACTGA
- a CDS encoding ABC transporter ATP-binding protein, whose protein sequence is MRSETQTIQPLGGQGGAGPVLVGRGLTKTYGTQRALDGANIQINAGDAVAIVGPSGSGKSTLLHVLAGILPADSGEVFLGGRRIDQLGEAPRSELRRKEFGFVFQSGMLVAELTAQENAALPLLLGGASRSEAMATAREWLGKLGLAGAEERLPGQLSGGEAQRVAIARALGHRPSVIFADEPTGALDTRTGAETMQALLAAASATNAAVVVVTHDRDLAASMPRMVSMRDGKVQL, encoded by the coding sequence ATGCGTTCGGAGACACAGACGATTCAGCCGCTCGGTGGGCAGGGCGGCGCCGGGCCCGTCCTCGTGGGCCGGGGACTGACCAAGACCTACGGTACCCAGCGTGCTCTCGACGGAGCGAACATCCAGATCAACGCGGGAGACGCCGTGGCGATCGTCGGACCGTCGGGGTCGGGCAAGAGCACGCTGCTGCACGTGCTCGCGGGCATCCTGCCCGCCGACTCCGGTGAGGTGTTTCTCGGGGGACGTCGCATCGACCAGCTCGGCGAGGCCCCGCGCAGCGAACTGCGCCGCAAGGAGTTCGGGTTCGTCTTCCAGTCGGGCATGCTCGTGGCCGAGCTGACGGCCCAGGAGAACGCGGCGTTGCCGTTGCTGCTCGGCGGTGCGTCCCGGTCGGAGGCGATGGCCACGGCGCGGGAGTGGCTCGGCAAGCTCGGGCTCGCGGGCGCCGAGGAACGGCTGCCGGGGCAGCTGTCCGGGGGTGAGGCCCAGCGCGTGGCCATCGCGAGGGCGCTCGGACACCGGCCGAGCGTGATCTTCGCGGACGAACCCACCGGGGCGCTCGACACCCGCACCGGGGCGGAGACCATGCAGGCACTGCTCGCCGCGGCCTCCGCCACCAACGCGGCGGTGGTCGTGGTGACCCACGACCGTGACCTCGCCGCGTCGATGCCGCGGATGGTGTCCATGCGTGACGGCAAGGTGCAGTTGTGA